ACCTGGATACTCAAACACAAAAACCTAATTAATGAATGGAGGTCCTTCAATTGAATCAAACATCAAGCAAGATTCAAAATCCCGAGACAGCTGTACCTAAAACACCTCAGATGAATGAGCGTGACTTTTTAAATGACCAATTAACGACGGAAAAATACATGACCGCTTCTTATAACATTGCTTTAAATGAAGCGAGTAATCAGGCGCTTTATCAGGATCTTGCAACTATTTTTAAAGAAACTCAAGATTGTCAGCGTAACTTATACAATCTCATGTTCAAAAACGGCTGGTATGCTGTTGAACAGGAGCAGCAGCAAAAGGTTCAGCAATCGTTTCAGCAATTCAGCGGCTATAAATCGCAGCTTCCTTACACCGTGCAATAACCTTATCATTTTAAGCTAGCGTTTAATCACGTATAGAACTGACGTTTCTGAAAGAGAGAAGTGGGTATAGGTACCACATCTTAGTTTTTTTCAAGACCCTTCGATTAACGTAATTATACCGATTGACTGTAAACACGAAGCATTAGCTTAGCACCTTAAGAGCAGGACTAGTCATGTATAATTAAGTAATCAAATCAAAGCGTTGCATATTTTAAAAAACTCAACATAGAATCCCCCAAGCCAATAACAAAAATGAGACACCCGGCTTTCAATAGCCGGGTGTCTGCGATTAACCTACTGCTTCATATCCTTGTGCTTCGATTGCTTCCTTCATCATTCCTTTAGATACATAAGCTTCGTCATACATAACGTCTACTTTACCACTGCTTAAATGTACCTCTACTCCGTGAACCCCTTCTAATTTTTCAAGAGATTCCTTTACTGTTTTTTCACAGTGTTCACAACTCATACCGTTTACTTCTAATGTTAGATCCATTTTTTTCACAACCTTTCTATTTCATTTAATAATTGGAATATATGCTGAGTAATGAGTTAAACTCTCTTCTTTTATCGTTTAACTCCTCTTAGATTTACTATTCCACAATTTCGCGATGGAATAACATCTGAGGATTGAATTTTTCAAAAGCTTCTATTATAAAGGCTGACACAAAGCATATTTAAATATAAACTGAAGGAAGTTGGAAAGATCTGTTTAAGCTAATTAATACTGTTTTTTCCTTTTTACTACAGTTAGGAGATTTCATTATGAGAAAGTACATATATTTAGGTATCGCTTGCGGGGGCGGAACGGGCGCAAGTTTACGGTATATTATTTCGAATCTATTTCCTTCCCATGGAGGCTTTCCTTACGGGACATTCATAGTAAATATGCTCGGTTGTTTTCTTTTAAGCTTTATGTATCAATTTTTTTCAAAATTTTTCACAAAATCTCGTGTTTTACAGAAGACTTTGACGACCGGATTTATTGGATCTTTTACTACATTTTCAGCCTTCACTTCTGAATTTGTGCAAATTATTTTTACGAACACTTTTTTAGCATTATTCTACATAATGGGGACATTTCTGCTTGGAGGTATTATGACCATTCTTGGGTCCCAGTGGGGAAAGAAGTGGTTTATATGAGTATTTTGCTCGTGTTTTTGGGTGGAATGATTGGTGCCGTAGCTCGATTTGAAGTAAGTCATCTCTTGAACGGTAAAAGTGATTATCCTTTAGGTACAGCAGCAGCTAATATTTCAGGAGGATTATTACTGGGGATTCTTATTCGCTTACAGGAAATAGTTGGTCTGGAAGATTGGCTTTGGCTGCTATTGGCTGCTGGATTCTGCGGAGGTTATACTACCTATTCTACTTTCAGCTACGAGGTTCTTCATTTAATTGAACAAGGCCAATGGAAGAAAGGACTAGTTTATGCT
The Halobacillus halophilus DSM 2266 DNA segment above includes these coding regions:
- a CDS encoding spore coat protein codes for the protein MEVLQLNQTSSKIQNPETAVPKTPQMNERDFLNDQLTTEKYMTASYNIALNEASNQALYQDLATIFKETQDCQRNLYNLMFKNGWYAVEQEQQQKVQQSFQQFSGYKSQLPYTVQ
- a CDS encoding copper ion binding protein, translated to MDLTLEVNGMSCEHCEKTVKESLEKLEGVHGVEVHLSSGKVDVMYDEAYVSKGMMKEAIEAQGYEAVG
- a CDS encoding fluoride efflux transporter FluC — protein: MRKYIYLGIACGGGTGASLRYIISNLFPSHGGFPYGTFIVNMLGCFLLSFMYQFFSKFFTKSRVLQKTLTTGFIGSFTTFSAFTSEFVQIIFTNTFLALFYIMGTFLLGGIMTILGSQWGKKWFI
- the crcB gene encoding fluoride efflux transporter CrcB, with amino-acid sequence MSILLVFLGGMIGAVARFEVSHLLNGKSDYPLGTAAANISGGLLLGILIRLQEIVGLEDWLWLLLAAGFCGGYTTYSTFSYEVLHLIEQGQWKKGLVYAGTSLILTVAGLFFILYI